Proteins encoded within one genomic window of Thermus oshimai DSM 12092:
- a CDS encoding MFS transporter, which yields MRLAVLLSGVALYSALYAVVPLLPLLEGLFGAPPGAAGPGMGLPLLLLVLLSPLVPRLPLPPGLLLGSGLLLVGLGGVLGALAPSLPFWTLARLLQGVGAALVPGLSIALIPLLFPQKALEMAGVYMAGNVLGGGLGRVLAGLLAEGVGVRGALLALSFPALLLGGLVLRGPKALPPLGAPRYDLKALDLYLVGAILLFLNLFLANLLPYRLLELGFRPSQVGLVYLAYLFGIPGSALSGVLARRIGAVATFRLAFLLVLLGIGLLLLPPPFLVLGFVLEMAALFTAQSLASSAAGRRGAGVSGAYVASFYLGGTLAGFLYPFFLHSFPLGVGLGLLLSLLALLLAPVR from the coding sequence ATGCGCCTGGCGGTGCTCCTTTCCGGAGTGGCCCTCTACAGCGCCCTGTACGCGGTGGTGCCCCTTCTTCCCCTTTTGGAAGGGCTTTTCGGGGCCCCCCCGGGGGCCGCGGGGCCGGGGATGGGCCTGCCCCTCCTCCTCCTGGTCCTCCTCTCCCCCCTGGTGCCCCGCCTGCCCCTGCCCCCTGGGCTCCTCTTGGGGAGTGGCCTCCTCCTGGTGGGCCTGGGCGGGGTCCTGGGGGCCCTGGCCCCAAGCCTCCCCTTCTGGACCCTGGCCCGCCTCCTCCAGGGGGTGGGGGCGGCCTTGGTGCCGGGGCTTTCCATCGCCCTCATCCCCCTTCTCTTCCCCCAGAAGGCCTTGGAGATGGCCGGGGTGTACATGGCGGGGAACGTCCTGGGCGGGGGGCTGGGCCGGGTTTTGGCGGGGCTTTTGGCGGAGGGGGTGGGGGTGCGGGGGGCCCTCCTCGCCCTTTCCTTCCCCGCCCTCCTCCTCGGGGGGCTGGTCCTAAGGGGCCCCAAGGCCCTTCCCCCCTTAGGGGCTCCCCGGTACGACCTAAAGGCCCTGGACCTCTACCTGGTGGGGGCCATCCTCCTTTTCCTGAACCTCTTCCTGGCCAACCTCCTCCCCTACCGCCTCCTGGAGCTGGGCTTCCGCCCGAGCCAGGTGGGCCTGGTCTACCTGGCCTACCTCTTCGGCATCCCGGGGAGCGCCCTCTCGGGCGTCCTCGCCCGCCGGATTGGGGCGGTGGCCACCTTCCGCCTGGCCTTCCTCCTGGTCCTCCTGGGGATCGGGCTTCTCCTCCTGCCGCCCCCCTTTTTGGTCCTGGGCTTCGTCCTGGAGATGGCCGCCCTCTTCACCGCCCAGAGCCTGGCCTCGAGCGCCGCGGGGCGGCGGGGGGCGGGGGTGAGCGGGGCCTACGTGGCGAGCTTCTACCTGGGGGGCACCCTGGCGGGCTTCCTCTACCCCTTTTTCCTCCACAGCTTCCCCTTAGGGGTGGGCCTGGGCCTCCTCCTCTCCCTCCTCGCCCTCCTCCTCGCCCCCGTGCGCTAA
- a CDS encoding NYN domain-containing protein — MRIALFIDGSYMYQAAKRLGWNVDHRRVLTQFATPEQLYNAFYYAPITDPEDERQQRFIDALVFMGYTVRSRLVRGEARFEAMMATDLLTTAPRWDRAVVASGSGDLAYTFGVLRNLGKEIHLLGAHELVDLELRNQADRFLNLAEWREVLERTPGGRRTYAGYPVEATVEVPAPALEDAGD; from the coding sequence ATGCGGATTGCCCTTTTCATTGACGGGTCCTACATGTACCAGGCCGCCAAGCGCCTGGGCTGGAACGTGGACCACCGCCGGGTCCTCACCCAGTTCGCCACCCCGGAACAGCTCTACAACGCCTTCTACTACGCCCCCATCACCGACCCTGAGGACGAACGGCAGCAGCGCTTCATAGACGCCCTGGTCTTCATGGGCTACACCGTGCGGAGCCGCCTGGTGCGGGGGGAGGCCCGGTTTGAGGCCATGATGGCCACCGACCTCCTCACCACCGCCCCCCGCTGGGACCGGGCGGTGGTGGCCAGCGGTTCCGGCGACCTGGCCTACACCTTCGGGGTCCTGCGGAACCTGGGCAAGGAGATCCACCTCCTGGGGGCCCATGAGCTGGTGGACCTGGAGCTTAGGAACCAGGCGGACCGCTTCCTGAACCTGGCGGAGTGGCGCGAGGTCCTGGAGAGGACCCCCGGAGGCCGCCGCACCTACGCGGGCTACCCCGTGGAGGCCACGGTGGAGGTCCCCGCTCCGGCGTTGGAAGACGCGGGCGACTAG
- a CDS encoding DUF402 domain-containing protein — protein sequence MSPAPGQRVRIEFWKYPEERLHYFWEAEVVEVRPEGVLTLLPQGGVFHHVAKGRRVVLDHDAYVAFFPGAWYSGGPDVRGGRVLEYYWNVQTPAEWTGWGFRQYDLELDVRCRADHTCEVFDREEFLLKRPLYPKAWAEEAERAVEAIFRHMRERRWPVLPPGEPLPWMERV from the coding sequence GTGAGCCCCGCCCCCGGCCAGCGGGTCCGGATAGAGTTTTGGAAGTACCCCGAGGAGCGCCTCCACTACTTCTGGGAGGCCGAGGTGGTGGAGGTGCGGCCTGAAGGGGTGCTCACCCTCCTGCCCCAGGGGGGGGTTTTCCACCACGTGGCCAAGGGGCGGCGGGTGGTCCTGGACCACGACGCTTACGTGGCCTTTTTCCCCGGGGCCTGGTACTCGGGGGGGCCGGACGTGCGCGGGGGGCGGGTTTTGGAGTACTACTGGAACGTCCAGACCCCCGCGGAATGGACGGGGTGGGGCTTCCGCCAGTACGACCTCGAGCTGGACGTGCGCTGCCGGGCCGACCACACCTGCGAGGTCTTTGACCGGGAGGAGTTTCTCCTCAAACGCCCCCTCTACCCCAAGGCCTGGGCGGAGGAGGCGGAGCGGGCGGTGGAGGCCATCTTCCGGCACATGCGGGAGAGGCGCTGGCCCGTTCTGCCTCCGGGGGAGCCCTTGCCCTGGATGGAGCGCGTCTAG
- a CDS encoding DUF309 domain-containing protein, producing MEVLKEALRLWEEGRYFEVHEVLEEAWREAEGEERRFLQGLILLAAALHQKALGKTGLGNLRKAEARLKGLPSPYLGVDWEALLGEARRRLGA from the coding sequence ATGGAGGTTCTTAAGGAGGCCCTGCGCCTTTGGGAAGAGGGGCGCTACTTTGAGGTGCACGAGGTCTTGGAGGAGGCCTGGCGGGAGGCGGAAGGGGAGGAGAGGCGCTTCCTCCAGGGGCTCATCCTCCTGGCCGCGGCCCTGCACCAGAAGGCCCTGGGGAAGACGGGCTTGGGGAACCTGAGGAAGGCCGAGGCCCGCCTAAAGGGCCTCCCCTCCCCCTACCTAGGGGTGGACTGGGAGGCCCTTCTGGGGGAGGCCCGGCGTAGACTTGGGGCGTGA
- a CDS encoding YgaP family membrane protein, which produces MTVNESTADRVIRFILALLLFYFGAQAASPWNWVLIVVGVVLLFTALTGFCALYKLLGISTKR; this is translated from the coding sequence ATGACGGTGAACGAAAGCACGGCCGACCGGGTTATCCGCTTTATCCTGGCCCTCCTCCTCTTCTACTTCGGGGCCCAGGCGGCGAGCCCCTGGAACTGGGTCCTCATCGTGGTGGGGGTGGTCCTGCTCTTCACCGCCCTAACGGGCTTCTGCGCCCTGTATAAGCTCCTCGGCATCAGCACCAAGCGGTGA
- a CDS encoding FAD-binding oxidoreductase yields MEVHAADQYLLAEGERGLLEVYAALEGTGLFPPFPPVELPGGVGGLVERGGFAQTFFFPAEVLGVAFLTPGGLRVRAGGVVVKNVQGYDLVRPFVGSFGLLGRTLEAVFRLRPGRASAFLKRPWTGGFPPFHPLPRFLFRLWDELYAFHFGPEGEVARFREAFGGEEAGPLDLRPLFPRGMGVGEGPLEDPRFSWADGAPPPPVPPAFRRLVEALGG; encoded by the coding sequence ATGGAGGTCCACGCCGCCGACCAGTACCTCTTGGCCGAGGGGGAGAGGGGGCTTTTGGAGGTGTACGCGGCCCTGGAGGGCACGGGGCTTTTCCCCCCTTTCCCCCCGGTGGAGCTCCCCGGGGGGGTGGGGGGGCTTGTGGAGCGGGGAGGGTTCGCCCAGACCTTCTTCTTCCCCGCGGAGGTCCTGGGGGTGGCCTTCCTCACCCCGGGGGGCCTCCGGGTGCGGGCGGGGGGGGTGGTGGTGAAGAACGTCCAGGGGTACGACCTGGTGCGCCCCTTCGTGGGGAGCTTCGGCCTTTTGGGGAGGACCCTGGAGGCCGTCTTCCGCCTCCGCCCGGGCCGGGCCTCGGCCTTCTTGAAACGGCCCTGGACGGGCGGCTTTCCCCCCTTTCACCCCCTCCCCCGCTTCCTCTTCCGGCTTTGGGACGAGCTCTACGCCTTCCACTTCGGCCCGGAAGGGGAGGTGGCCCGCTTCCGGGAGGCCTTCGGGGGGGAGGAGGCGGGCCCCTTGGACCTAAGGCCCCTCTTCCCCCGGGGGATGGGGGTGGGGGAAGGCCCCCTAGAGGACCCCCGCTTCTCCTGGGCGGACGGGGCCCCCCCGCCCCCGGTGCCCCCGGCCTTCCGGCGGCTGGTGGAGGCTCTTGGGGGCTAG
- a CDS encoding asparaginase: MSAWVYAYRGELVENRHALSLVLFGREGVLAYGGDPARVAYMRSSAKPFQALALFLTGAVERFGLSEEEVALATASHDGTEAHVAVAQGFLEKLGLGPEHLACGVHPPFSKEARKALEAKGLDPTPLHHNCSGKHAGMLAAALALGAPIEGYERPDHPVQRLNRKTLLDLTGAEPIAATDGCSVPTFALPLARAARAFYLLARPEEAPPPYREPLRRVGAAMRRHPELVAGPGSIDTLLMERLPLLAKRGADGYYGLALPETPHGPLGVALKVEDGASQAREVAVVALLRLLGLDPGETPWDRPVLRNHRGLEVGRLEAHLDLTWL, from the coding sequence GTGAGCGCTTGGGTGTACGCCTACCGCGGCGAGCTTGTGGAGAACCGCCACGCCCTTTCCCTGGTCCTTTTCGGGCGGGAGGGGGTCTTGGCCTACGGGGGGGACCCGGCCCGGGTGGCCTACATGCGTTCCTCCGCCAAGCCCTTCCAGGCCCTGGCCCTTTTCCTCACCGGGGCGGTGGAGCGCTTTGGCCTTTCGGAAGAGGAGGTGGCCCTCGCCACCGCCAGCCACGACGGCACCGAGGCCCACGTGGCCGTGGCCCAGGGGTTTTTGGAAAAGCTCGGCCTGGGGCCGGAGCACCTGGCCTGCGGGGTCCACCCCCCCTTTTCCAAGGAGGCCCGGAAGGCCCTGGAGGCGAAGGGCCTGGACCCCACCCCCCTCCACCACAACTGCTCGGGGAAGCACGCGGGGATGCTGGCCGCCGCCTTGGCCCTGGGGGCGCCCATCGAGGGCTACGAGCGCCCGGACCACCCGGTGCAGCGCCTGAACCGGAAGACCCTCCTGGACCTCACCGGGGCCGAGCCTATAGCGGCCACGGACGGGTGCAGCGTGCCCACCTTCGCCCTGCCCCTGGCCCGGGCCGCCCGGGCCTTTTACCTCCTGGCCCGGCCCGAGGAGGCCCCCCCGCCCTACCGGGAGCCCCTCCGCCGGGTGGGGGCGGCCATGCGCCGCCACCCGGAGCTGGTGGCGGGCCCGGGGAGCATCGACACCCTCCTCATGGAGCGCCTTCCCCTCCTCGCCAAGCGGGGGGCGGACGGGTACTACGGCCTGGCCCTCCCCGAAACCCCCCATGGCCCCCTGGGGGTGGCCCTGAAGGTGGAGGACGGCGCTTCCCAGGCCCGGGAGGTGGCGGTGGTGGCCCTCCTCCGCCTCCTGGGCCTGGACCCCGGGGAGACCCCCTGGGACCGCCCGGTCCTGAGGAACCACCGGGGCCTCGAGGTGGGGCGCCTCGAGGCCCACCTGGACCTCACCTGGCTCTAG